The stretch of DNA CTCCATTTTGGCCGGCAATATTGCCAATTCCAAGAATCCTAAGGATTTTAAAATTGTTGGCGAAGTATTGGCGACGGAGCCTATTGCAATCATGGTTCCTAAAAATGACCCCGAGTTTAAAGCAGCTGTTAATGCGGCGATTGCAAAAATTGTTGCCAATGGCAATATGCCTAAGTTGTGGGATAAGTGGTTCTTAAAGCCAATTCCACCAAAAAATATTGTTGTTGGACTTGAGTTATCGCCTGCGACAAAAAATGCATGGGCAAATCTCAATGACAAGCCTGCGGAAGATTATCAAAAGAAGTAATTTAAATATAAGCTCTTAATATGTCTTTAGATTTAGGTGTTTTTTGTAAAAATACCTTAGATGGGGAAGCGGTAGATTACTGCTTCTCCGCCATTTTTGGTCTTGCTCAGAACAGCGACCCAAGCTATCTCGACTGGTTATTAAAAGCGTGGAGCTGGACCTTAGCGGTTGCTGGGCTCAGTTTAGTGATCGCCTTAGTCTTAGGTGCCCTCATGGGCACTCTGCGCACTCTTCCCAGTAACGGTGGCCTCAATAGCCTGTTAGTAAGGCTTTCTACTGCCTGGGTGGAGCTATTTAGAAACATCCCTATTCTGGTTCAAGTGTTTCTTTGGTATCACGTGATTCCGGCCTTTTTTGTTCCCCTAAAAGCATTACCCTCTTATTGGTTAGTGAGCATTGCACTGGGTTTTTTTACTTCAGCGCGTATTGCGGAGCAGGTGAGAGCGGGTATTCAGGCATTGCCTAGTGGTCAGAGGGCGGCAGCGACTGCATTGGGTTTAACTACTGCCCAAAGCTACCGTTTTGTTATTTTGCCGATGGCATTGCGGATTATTATTCCGCCTCTGACTTCCGAGTGCATGAATCTAGTAAAGAATTCCTCAGTCGCTTTTGCTGTATCTGTTCCTGAGCTCACACTATTTGCCATGCAGGCACAAGAGGAGACCTCTAAAGGGGTTGAGATTTACTTGGCTGTGACGCTACTGTATGCGTTGACCGCTTTCTCGGTGAATCGCGTGATGGCATTCATTGAGAGAAGAAGCCGTGTTCCAGGTTTTATTATTTCTAATGATGCAAGTTTGGCTCATTAATGGATAGCACTATATTTAGCCTAGATCTCAGTTTTTATAATTGGGCGCTATTTACAAACTACATTCTCAAGGGTTTGTTGTTTAGTCTGCAGTTGACGCTACTAGCTACCGTTGGTGGAATCTTACTTGGTACGGTTTTGGCCTTGATGAGATTGTCTGGCCGCCCAGCGCTAGTCTACCCAGCCACCTTTTATGTCAACACCATGCGATCCATTCCGCTGGTCATGGTTATTCTTTGGTTTTTCCTATTAATTCCACTTTTAATCGGAAAGCCCATTGGCGCAGATCTTTCAGCTACGATTACTTTCATTGCTTTTGAGGCAGCATTCTTTTCAGAAATTGTGCGTGCTGGTATTCAGTCGGTACCAAAGGATCAGGCTTATGCAGCGCAAGCCATGGGAATGACGTATGGCCAAAATATGCGCTTTATTGTGCTGCCGCAGGCGTTTAGAAACATGATTCCGGTATTCATGACGCAGACAATTATTTTGTTTCAAGATACTTCATTGGTTTATGCCATTGGTGCCTATGACTTACTCAAGGGATTTGAGATTGCCGGTAAAAATTATGGCCGTCCTATTGAAACCTACATCTTAGCTGCGGTGACTTATTTCTTGATTTGTTTTTCTTTGTCGAAGTTGGTTCGCAGAATTCAGGCTAAAGTCGCCATCATTCGTTAAATATTTTTTATATTGTCTAGATCATCATGATTGAACTTCAACACGTCTCTAAATGGTATGGCGCCTTTCAGGTACTTACTGACTGTACGACCACAATTAATAAGGGTGAAGTGGTGGTCATTTGTGGACCCTCTGGATCTGGTAAATCAACCCTGATTAAGACGATGAATGCCCTAGAGCCATTTCAGGCAGGCCAAATTACGGTTAATGGCGTGGGATTACATCACCCCAAGACAAATCTACCAAAGCTACGGGCAAGAGTAGGTATGGTGTTTCAGAATTTCGAACTCTTTCCGCATCTCAGCGTTACTGAAAATTTGACGCTTGCCCAAATTCAAGTGCTCAATAGATCGCCTGATGAGGCTAAGGCACACGGCTTAAAGTATCTTGATCGAGTGGGTCTTATTGCTCAAAAAGATAAATTCCCAGGCCAGCTTTCGGGTGGTCAGCAGCAACGGGTTGCGATTGCCCGCGCCTTAAGTATGGACCCTATCGTGATGCTATTTGATGAGCCAACTTCAGCCCTAGACCCCGAGATGGTTGGCGAGGTACTGGATGTAATGGTAAATCTTGCTAATGAAGGAATGACCATGTGCTGCGTAACCCATGAGATGGGTTTTGCACGAAAGGTTGGAGATCGAGTCATTTTCATGGATCACGGCCGCATCATCGAAGACTGTACTAAAGATGAGTTCTTTGGCAACCCAGATGCGCGCTCACCAAGAGCAAAAGATTTTTTATCTAAGATATTGGCGCATTGATTCAGGGCTTTTTGACTTTCAGATATCCATCTCTGTAAATACTTCTTTGGCGCAACGAAAGCTATCGATTGCTGCGGGCACTCCACAATAAATAGCGGTTTGTAAAAAGATCTCTTGAATGTCTTCTTTGCTTAAGCCGTTATTGATAGCACCCTTGATATGAAGCTTGAGTTCATGAGGGCGATTTAATGCAGTGATCATCGAAAGATTGATGATGCTGCGGGTGCGACGGTCCAAGCCAGGTCGATTCCAAATTTCATTCCAGCAATACTCCGTTACTAATTCTTGCATTGGCATATTAAATGCATCAGCATTTTTGATTGACTTATCAACATATTCGGCTCCCAGTACTTCTCGACGGGTTTTCAAGCCTTTTTCAAACGCTTCTTTATTCATGAATTTCTCCTTTAACTTTCCAAACCACATAGGTAATACTATATTGCCACTATTCATAAGTGAATGTTTGCCGTAAGATCCATTTCCTCGCTCAATAACGCTCCACCAGAATCAGTAACTGCGGTTGCTAAAAGCGCTCAGGACTCTTCTGTCTTGCAGGGCGCTCCTACTAAGGCAAAAGCGATGCCAGTTGATTGCAAGCCTGTGTTGCATCAAAATCTGGCAGTCTGATGCCTTGCCCATCCCTATAGTCTTCCTCGGGGGGTATGATGGACCATCAGTCTTTTTAGACGCCACATTTTTTGGCAACTTCTTAGTAGCTTCTTTTGAACAACCTATTTCAGCAATCTATTTCACCGGAATCCCCATGAAGACACTTCGCATCTCTATTGCAGCAGCAACGGTAGTAACAGCAGTAATGGTATTAGCTGCGTGTAGCAACACACCTAAATTAGCCAGCCAGCCAATGCCTAAATCTGGCTTTCTAACAAATTATGCTGTTTTGGTTCCTATGGCTACAAGTGAATCAGATACACGTATCTGGAGATATCGTAAGGAGGGCGTCAATCCTGCGATGTATAAGGCTGTAATTTTGGATCCGATCTATTTAAATCAAAGTGCCACTAAAGAAGTGACTGCTGAGGCAATTAATCAGGCAAAAATTGCACTACAAGAATCTATGGTTCAGGCTGTCAGTAGTCGTGGCAATATTCAAATTGTGAGTCAGCCTGGTCCGGGTGTAGCGCGTATTTCAGTGGGCATCACCGGGGCTGAGAGTTCGACTGACAGCTTGCAGCCTTGGAGCTTTACTCCTATTGGCCTCGCCCTAAATGCGGCTGCCTATGCGGGTGGTGTTAACTCTAAGACGCCTGCCATGTTGGTAGAGAGCAAAATTACCGATAGTCAAACGAAGGATGTCATTGGTGAGGGTTTAGTTACTATTCAGGGTGAATCTTTCAGAACGGGCGGGGGCTCAGTGGAGTCATTTGTAGCGATGGCCAAAAAAGTAGTTCGCGTTGCAATGGAGACCGCAGCTAATACGAGTGCCACGACCGCTAAATAAGCCCTCATGCATCTACCGCAACATGATCTGGCCCTTTACAAAGTGCGATGCAAATTGTGATAGCTGAAAAATGCCTAGCAAGAGCGACCTTATTGTTGCTGCAATTGAAATAATGGCAAATAGGGGCTTAGTTAATTTTTTAGATCCTGAACTTAGGGTGTATTTTTGGGGCAGACGATGACTTTTATCATTTCAGGATTTGAAGAGCGGACCATTACCGTATCTTCCTCAGATGAGCCGATCAATATTGCCTGCCAAACTGCTGGCTCAGGACCTGCATTATTACTTTTGCATGGCTTTCCTCAAACAAAGGCTATTTGGCATCGAGTAGCCCCTGAACTGGCTAAGTGTTTTTCGGTGGTGGTGGCTGATCTTCGCGGATACGGTGCTTCGTCAAAGCCTGCGGGCCAGGCGGATCACTCTACCTACTCTAAAAGGGCTATGGCAGCAGATCAGCATGCCCTAATGCAATCATTGGGGCATTCTCAGTTTTTCTTATTGGGCCATGATCGCGGGGGTCGGGTGGCGCATCGGCTAGCTGCAGATTTTCCAAAAAGTGTTGAGCGCTTGATGGTGCTCGATATTTCCCCTACGCTAACAATGTATGAAAAAACTTCCATGGCATTTGCTAAAGGCTACTGGCACTGGTTTTTTCTGATACAGCCATATCCTGTACCAGAGACACTCATAGGTGCTAATCCAGAGTATTGGCTAAAAAATCATATGGGGCGTCATGGGGGCACTCAGATATTTGACCCACAGTGTTGGGCTGAATATCTAAAAGGGGCTAGTGATCCGGAGTCGATGCATGCAATGTGTGAAGACTATCGCGCTGCTGCCACCATTGACTTAGTTCATGATCGTGCCGACCGCCTGATGGATAAAAAGTTATCAATGCCCTTGAGGGTAATATGGGGTAGCCATGGTCTGGTGAATCAATGCTTTTCACCGCTGGAGGACTGGAGGGCTGTCGCAGAAGATGTTTCTGGTACGACCTGTGATTGCGGGCATTACATTCCAGAAGAGCTTCCTGAGATGCTGATTGAAGAGGTTAAACAATTTTTTGTATCTAGATCCTAAGTTTTATCCCTAGGTCTTATTACGCTGCAAACTTGGGTAGATTTTTTGAGTGCGTTGGCCAAGTAAAGGCAATATGAGGATCCAGCGTTAATAATTCTCGTTCTTTACCTGCATACTTTACCCGAGACAAAAGATCTCGAATGAGGTTTAGGTGTGCTAATTTTTTATCGTTAGCATCAATTACAGTCCACGGAGCATCTTCACTGTTGGTGTGTCTGAGCATTTCATCACGTGCATCAGAATAGGCCCCCATTTTTCTTGAGCCTGTTGATCTATTGGACTAATTTTCCATTGCTTAAGCGGATCCTGAGCCCGATCCTGCAGGCGAGCTAATTGCTCATCCTTAGATATATCCAAATAATATTTAATAATCTGAATATCGGATTGAACTAAAAGTGACTCAAATGGATTAACGGTGGACATGAACTGCTGATATTGGCCATCTGTACAAAATCCCATAACCCGTTCTACTCCCGCTCGGTTGTACCAGCTGCGATTAAACAGTACACATTCTCCAGCGGCTGGTAAGTGAGCAACGTATCGTTGAAAATACCATTCACCTTCTTCTCGAGAGGAAGGCTTATTCAGGGCAACTACCCGAGTATCTCGAGGACTTAAGTGTTCAGTAATTCTTTTGATGCTGCCATCTTTACCGGCAGCATCTCTGCCTTCAAAAATGACCAGTAGGCGAATGCCTTTAGCAATGATTTCTCGCTGAAGCTTTACTAGCTCAATCTGTAGTAGCCGCAAATCTGCCTCATAAGCATCGCCTTTATTCAGATCTTTGCTCATGGGCAGTACTTAATAAATACTTTGCTGATTATGTTGCGCTGGCATTGGACGCTACTTTTTTAGCAGCTGTTTTCTTGGGCGCAACTTTTTTGATAGGCGCTTTTTTAGCTGCCACTTTTTTCACTGGGGTCTTTTTTGTGGGCGCTTTCTTAGCGGGCACTTTTTTGCTTGCAACTGGTTTGACTGGCCTTGCTGTCTTAGCTGACTTAACTGACTTAACGGACTTAACTGGTACTTTTTTGGCAGGCGATTTTGTTTCTAGCTTATCAAGTGCTTTAGATAGCTTATCAATAAGCTTCTCTCTATCGGACTCTAGTTTGTCTAGTTTTTTTAATAGTTGCTTTACTAATTTCTTCTGGCTCATGATGTATTCCTATTCTTGAAGTTCAATGTATTTAGCCTTTTTCTGGCTACATTTCATCCTACGTTTTATTCAAGATACTTTCAAGCATTTGTGACATGTTTAAATACTTTTTATTGCTTTGTTTTTTGGTGATACATTAATTTATATGTTTAAAACTTTACTTTCTTTGCCGAGAACAGTTTGGCTTATTGGCCTGATTAGTTTTATTAATGATTCGGCAAGTGAAATGCTATATCCATTAATGCCCCTATATCTCACTAGTGTTTTAATGGCGGGGCCAAAGGCTTTAGGTCTAATTGAGGGTATTGCAGAAGCCACCTCTAGTATTTTTAAGTTGGTTTCAGGGGTTATTGTTGACCGCACTAAAAAAGCCAAACCTTGGATTGTGATGGGGTATCTTTTGGCTGGTGTTGGCAGACCGCTCATTGCCATTGCTAATTCTTGGGCGTGGGTATTGTGTATCCGTTTTACCGATCGCCTTGGAAAAGGATTGAGGAGCTCTCCGCGAGATGCTTTGCTCGCTGAGAGTGTGCCTTCAAATCAGCGAGGGATAACTTTTGGCTTGCATCGCTCGATGGACAATGCTGGCGCAGTAGTCGGTCCTTTGTTGGCGGCTTATTTACTCTCCATTCATATTCCATTACGAGATATTTTCTTTTGGGCTGTAATTCCAGGGGCGATTGCTGTGACTTTAGCGCTCTGTCTCAAGGAGCCTTCAAGAGAGCGAGTGGCTATGCCAGCCTTTTCTTGGTCTTTGGAAGGTTTGCCTCCTCAATTTAAGCGCTATATCTGTGTCGCAGGCATCTTTGCTTTGGCAAACTCTTCAGACATGTTTTTGCTATTAAGGGCTCGCGAGCTTGGCGTTCCTCAGGAGCAAATTCCTTTGCTATGGGCAGGTATTTCTTTCATTACAACCGTGTTTGGAACGCCACTATCGGCACTTTCAGATCGATTTAGTCGCAAACATTTCATATTGCTTGCTTGGGCAGCATTTGCTCTTTTTTATATGGGAATGAGTCTTCCAGGAATACCTATTTGGGCCCTTCTTGGACTGTTTGGAATTTACGGCTTATTTAAAGCTGCAACAGAAGGGGTAGAAAAGGCATTGGTAGCAGATCTTGCCCCAAAAGGATTGGCGGGTACTGCATTTGGCTGGTTCAATTTGGTTTCAGGGGTGATGCTGTTTCCCGCATCCCTGATTTTTGGCTGGCTATACGAGTCGTTTAATCCTACGTACGCTTTCTTATTTTCAGGCTCTTGTGCTTTTTTAGCAGCCATTCTGCTAGCATTTTGGGTTTTTATTCCCATGGAGCGCTTAGCAGTAAAAAACCCCAGTTAACTCAGTAATCTGGGGTTTTTTGATCTCGGGGCTATTAATCCCAAAAGTAAATTTATTCTGGATGGAAATTGTTGCTCGCCATAAAACTAATGGTCCGTTCAAATCCGAGGATGCGGATGTAGCGCCATGCGATATCGCGATACTTGCTGTCCAAATAGCCGATAGCAACTTCCGGATCAGCCCTCTTGGACAAATCGATCTCTTGAATTGCGCGGGCCCAGCGTTTTAGTCTTGTTGACATGATTGTTGCCTCCATGGGCATACAACGCCTACAAAAGTGGCTGAGATGACAAGAAATCGAAATATTTTTAAATATTTAAAGAAAGCAGGGTTCAGAGTGCTTTATTTCACTATTTTGGGGTCGCAGACTCCTTTTTTAAAGCTTTGGCACGCGCTTTAATGGGTTTTAGGAAGGCCAGTAAACACACAAAACCAATAGTTCCAAAGGTGGTTTCAAGTACGGCCATCCAAAAGTTGGTGCCTGTCTCCAAAATTCGCACCAAGCCTTCGGTAACGTAAAGCAAAATTAACATCGAAGCCCATTGCATGGTGTAAACATTGCCTTTCCATAGCCCAGGAATGGCAAATAGTAGGGGAATGGCCTTCAAGATGAGCCAGGACCCCCCTGGCCTTAGGGGAGAGATGAACCATTCCCAGGCGACGCACAGAATAAATAGGTCAACAAAAGCAGCCGTTGCAATCAGTTGATAGGGGTTTTTGGCAAGCCATTGCTTGATCATTTGGAACCTAAGGTCAATTTAAGGGCGGTTTGTGCAAGACGCTTTCCTTGGGCTCTTGCAAGGCGCTGTTCTTCAGGGCTGATAGGGGCACGGCCGTCAGCATGGGCTAAGTGGGTGAGTCCATAAGGGCTGCCACCAGTAGTCGTGCTCATGAGGTCGGGCTCACTGTAGGGAAGGCCCATGATCATCATGCCATGGTGAAGAAGTGGAATCATCATGGTGAGCAGGGTGCTTTCTTGCCCTCCGTGCAAGCTTCCAGTGCTAGTAAAGACGCAGGCGGGCTTGCCAATGAGGGCGCCATTAAGCCACTCTGATGAACTGCCATCCCAAAAATATTTCATGGGGGCGGCCATATTGCCAAAACGCGTTGGGGAGCCCAAGGCCAGCCCAATACACTCCTGAAGATCCGTATATTCAGCATAAGGGGCGCCATCGGAGGGCACTGCTGACTCGGTGGACTCGCATACTGTGGAAATGGCTGCTACGGTTCTTAGTCTTGCATTGGCTCCTGGTACGCTTTCAATACCTTCGGCGATCAGGCGTGCTAGGTCGCGGGTAGCACCATAACGGGAGTAGTACAACACTAAAATATCTGCTTGACTCATCTTCATCTCTTCTACGTTATCTTTTATGATGTGGGCAATGCGCCTCATCCGTAATCCTCAATTATGGCTCTCTCTTGCAAAAGAGATCCGAGAGCGCAACCGCGGTCAAAATCTCAAGCAAATTGCCGCTAGCTTAGCCTTTACAACAACCCTGGCTTTGGTACCCATGCTGACGCTAGCATCTATTCTTATTGGGTACTTGCCCAGTGTGATCCGAATTAAGTACGCATTTCAGGGGTGGCTGCTTGATACCTATATGCCGGGAGGCCTAAACCAGCAAGTATTTAATTACTTGGATAGCTTTTCGTCTCAGGCTAAAGGGTTAACTGTCATTGGACTGATTGGCTTGGTCATTACCACCATTATGACAATGGGAGTGATTGAGAGTGCCTTTAACCAAATATTTCGGGTAGTGGAGAGGCGGCCCATTTTGAGAAAGATTGCGATCTACTCCGCTGCAACAATCTTGGGGCCAATACTGCTGGGTGTAGGCACTTATCTCAGCGGTCTTATGCTCGGTGCGGTAGAGGGTTGGATAGATTCGCTTACCTTTGGCTTAAGTCTAATAGCCACCACGGTGCCGTTCTTATTGGAGATGGCCGTTTTTTCAGTAGTTTACAAAATCTTGCCATATACAAAAATTCAGTGGCGCGATGCGTTCGGTGGGGCTTTTTTTGCAACGATCACGTTTGAATTGATGAAATTTGGATTTGCACTATTTTTGACCAATGTGGCCTTCTATAAAACCGTATATGGCGCCTTCGCCATTTTTCCCTTGGTTCTCATTTGGATTTATCTAACCTGGTGGATTACTTTAGCCGGTGCAGTATTGGTATCGAATTTACCCAGCATACGCAGTGGCTTTATTAGGGTTATTCGTTACTAAATCAGCCTGTTTCAGTCTTGATTCTGCCAAGGCTTGAGCATATATTGTATTAATAGACCGTTTTCTGGAGATTAAATGAAAGTTCATGACATATTGCGCGTAAAGGGCAGCACACTCTTTACAGTGGCTCCTGATACCGCTCTCCAGACTGCGGTCTTGGTGATGAGTGAGCATGACATTGGTTCATTAGTGGTGATGGATTACGACAGGCTGGTGGGAATTCTGACTTTTCGCGAGGTGATTGCTGCCTTAGCTCAGCACCATGGCAAGCTAGACGACATTAAAGTGCAATCGGTGATGAACGCTAATCCGCTGACTTGCAATATGGAAACGGAGATAGATGAAGTTCGGCGCATGATGCTGGTTGATCATGCCCGCTATCTGCCGGTCATTGACCAAAAAATGTTGATGGGCGTAATTTCTTTTTATGACGTCGCCAAATCGGTTGTTGAGGCACAGGACTTCGAAAACTCGATGCTCAAGGCCTACATCCGTGATTGGCCTGAGGATACTGAAAAAGCCCCTGTCCAGTAGCCCCCATCCGTCTCTGGCCAGCTCCCCTCTGACAGATGACATAATGTCAATATGTCAGGAAATACACTAGGCCTTCTCTTTACTGTCACCACTTTTGGTGAATCCCATGGTCCCGCGATCGGTGCTGTTGTCGATGGCTGCCCCCCAGGCATGGCCCTTTGTGAGGCGGACTTACAGTTTGACTTAGATCGCCGTAGGCCCGGCACATCACGTCACGTCACACAGCGCCAAGAGGCCGACACCGTTGAAATTCTATCGGGTGTCTATCAAGGAAAAACAACTGGTACACCCATTGCGCTATTGATTCGTAACACCGATCAGCGCAGTCAAGATTACGGCAATATTTTAGAAACGTTTAGACCTGGTCATGCTGACTATGCCTATCACTACAAATATGGCTTACGCGATCCTCGCGGGGGTGGTCGTTCTTCTGCTCGACTTACTGCACCGGTAGTAGCAGCTGCGGCCATTGCAAAAAAATGGCTGCTTGAACAATATGGCACGCAGATATATGGCTATATGAGTCAGCTTGGAGAAATTGATGTTCCTTTTCAGGATGCGGCGTTGATTGCGCAGAATCCTTTCTTCGCTGCTAACGCACAGATTATTCCTGAGCTAGAGGCCTATATGGACAGTCTACGTAAGGCGGGAGATTCATGTGGGGCGCGCATTGAAGTGCGTGCACGTAATGTACCCATTGGTTTGGGTGAGCCTTTATTTGATAAATTAGATGCTGACATTGCACATGCCATGATGGGCATTAATGCAGTGAAGGGTGTTGAAATTGGTTCGGGTTTTAAGTCTGTTACGCAACGCGGTAGCGAGCATGGAGACGAACTTCACCCAGATGGCTTTGCTACAAACCATTCTGGTGGCACGCTCGGTGGTATTAGTACAGGCCAAGACTTGCGCGTCTCTATTGCTATTAAGCCAACATCAAGTATCTTGAGTCCCAAAGAGTCGGTAGATTTAGAGGGCAAGCCAATGACCGTACAAACCAAGGGCCGCCATGATCCTTGTGTTGGCATTCGTGCTACACCGATCGCGGAAGCGATGTTGGCTCTAGTGTTAATGGATCATGCTTTACGGCACCGCGCTCAATGTGGCGATGTGCATCATGCTTTTCCATCCATTCAGGCAGCGCGTCCTGGCTCAGCTTCAGACTGAGCTCGGCCAAGTGCGGGACATCACCAACATCTATCAATAGCATTAATTCATAACTAGCAATACCTAAAGAAAAACAAGATCATGACCTCCTCGGTGCGGTGGGCCTTTGGGTCTTTTTTCTTTTTATACTTTGCGTATGTTGGCTTAGTTTCCCCTTATGCAAGTCTATTCTTTTTAGACCGCGGCTTCAGCGTCATGGAGATTGCAATCCTGATGTCGATGTTACAAATTACGCGCATCATAGGACCCTTTTCTTGGGGCTGGCTATCAGATTACCTTTCTGACCGAATTGGCATTATTCGTTTTAGCGCTTGCTTAGCTGCGGTAGTCTTCTTATCCATCTTTTATCTACAGAGCTACACCGCTTTCTTCATATGGATGTTTGTTCTTCATACGATCTTAAGCAGTCTGATGCCTTTGGGCGAGTCCGCAACCGTTCATGCTTTATTTGAAGACAATTCATTTGATCAGCGTTATGGTCGCCTGCGTTTGTGGGGCTCTATTGGCTTTATTGTGATGGTGCTTTTTGCAGGTGAGTTTTTTCAGCGGCAGGGGATTGAGTTGTATCCCATAGTGGGCGCGCTTGTGCTGATTGCGCTAGCTTTAGTGACTTTCCGCTTGCATGAGCCCAAGATGGAGCGCCGTAAGATGGTCAAAGGCGAGCTTTTAGTGGTTTTATTTAATCCTGATGTGCGCTGGTTTTTGTTATCAGGATTCTTTATGATCTTTGCGCATGCGGCGCTGTATGTCTTCTATTCTTTATACCTCTCAGACCTGGGCTATAACAAGTTTCAAATTGGATTGTTCTGGGCTTTGGGTGTCTTTGCTGAAGTGATCTTCTTTTATTTCCAAAGCAAAGTATTGAGTCGACTAGATGCTGAAGTGGTATTGCAGGTGGCATTTGGTATTGGAGTAATTCGTTTTGCCTTAATTGCTTTTTATCCCGTTACTTGGGTACTAGTTATCGCGCAGTTAATGCATGCCGGTACTTTCGGGGCTCACCATAGTGCCGCAACAAAACTGCTGCAGCGCTGGTTTACTGGGCCCTTGCAGGCACGCGGTCAAGCCCTGATGGCCACGATCTCTTATGGTCTTGGCGGAACGCTAGGGGGTTTGCTAGCTGGATGGTTATGGGAGAGTACGCAGCCCCGCAATGTTTTTGTGATGTCTGCCTTAGCTTGCGGTTTGGCTGGCATGGCGATTCAGAAACTGAGACCTAGGCACTACGCATCAGTCTAAATTACATGGATGCGTAGTTTGGTCCACCACCACCCTCTGGCGTAATCCAAACAAT from Polynucleobacter sp. TUM22923 encodes:
- a CDS encoding MFS transporter; protein product: MTSSVRWAFGSFFFLYFAYVGLVSPYASLFFLDRGFSVMEIAILMSMLQITRIIGPFSWGWLSDYLSDRIGIIRFSACLAAVVFLSIFYLQSYTAFFIWMFVLHTILSSLMPLGESATVHALFEDNSFDQRYGRLRLWGSIGFIVMVLFAGEFFQRQGIELYPIVGALVLIALALVTFRLHEPKMERRKMVKGELLVVLFNPDVRWFLLSGFFMIFAHAALYVFYSLYLSDLGYNKFQIGLFWALGVFAEVIFFYFQSKVLSRLDAEVVLQVAFGIGVIRFALIAFYPVTWVLVIAQLMHAGTFGAHHSAATKLLQRWFTGPLQARGQALMATISYGLGGTLGGLLAGWLWESTQPRNVFVMSALACGLAGMAIQKLRPRHYASV
- the aroC gene encoding chorismate synthase is translated as MSGNTLGLLFTVTTFGESHGPAIGAVVDGCPPGMALCEADLQFDLDRRRPGTSRHVTQRQEADTVEILSGVYQGKTTGTPIALLIRNTDQRSQDYGNILETFRPGHADYAYHYKYGLRDPRGGGRSSARLTAPVVAAAAIAKKWLLEQYGTQIYGYMSQLGEIDVPFQDAALIAQNPFFAANAQIIPELEAYMDSLRKAGDSCGARIEVRARNVPIGLGEPLFDKLDADIAHAMMGINAVKGVEIGSGFKSVTQRGSEHGDELHPDGFATNHSGGTLGGISTGQDLRVSIAIKPTSSILSPKESVDLEGKPMTVQTKGRHDPCVGIRATPIAEAMLALVLMDHALRHRAQCGDVHHAFPSIQAARPGSASD
- a CDS encoding CBS domain-containing protein, which translates into the protein MKVHDILRVKGSTLFTVAPDTALQTAVLVMSEHDIGSLVVMDYDRLVGILTFREVIAALAQHHGKLDDIKVQSVMNANPLTCNMETEIDEVRRMMLVDHARYLPVIDQKMLMGVISFYDVAKSVVEAQDFENSMLKAYIRDWPEDTEKAPVQ